A region of the Nocardia nova SH22a genome:
GCAAGTTTCATGGGCATCTCCCACCGTATTCGTAGGTTCGAATCGAATCTACGCTCCGAACCGAACCGCTCGTCGACCGGATCATAAACGACGAATCGCGCGAAACACCGCGATCCCCAGCTACCGAACACCCTTGGTTACCGACGCGTACTCTTAGGTTGCCGCGAAAAGGGCGCAGCCTGCGGAATTCTCCCGGAATTCAATAAGTTAATTGCGATTCGCATCCGGTGCGGGGAAGCTTCGATGCGGCGAGCACGGATCGCGGCCCTCTCGGCCGGAGCCGCCGCATTTTGCCATCTCGGCAACGTTTCTTGCCAGCATCTCGGATCCGGAGTGATGCTCGAATCCGGGTGCCGCATCCGGCCCCGACGACGCGACGAGGAGTTCCATGTCCACCACATCCCCCGCCGACACCTCCCCCACCGAACCCGCCGTGTTCTGGGAGCAGCGCTACCGCGACAGCGACCGGGTCTGGAGCGGCAACCCCAATCCCCTGCTGGTCCGCGAGACCAGCGGCCTGCGTCCCGGCCGGGCCCTCGATCTGGGCTGCGGCGAGGGCGCCGACGCGGTCTGGCTGGCCGGACAGGGCTGGCAGGTGGTCGGCGTCGACATCTCCGCGACCGCTCTCACCCGTGCCGCCGCCCATGCCGAACAGGCCGGGGTCGCCGATCGCGTCACCTGGGAGCGCCACGAACTCGGGATCGGTTTCCCGGAGGGCCGGTTCGATCTGGTCAACGCGCAGTTCCTGCAGTCGCCGGTGGCCCTGGATCAGGACGGGGTGCTGCGTCGCGCCGCGGCGGCCGTGGCGCCCGGCGGGACCCTGCTGATCGTCATGCACGCCGAGTGGCCGACCTGGATGACCCCGGAGGAGTATCCCTTCGACGCCGAATTCCCCACTCGGGACGGCGTTTTGCGCAGCCTGAACCTCTCCGGCGACTGGACCACCGTCACGCTGGAGGCGGTGGAACGGGCGATCACCGCACCCGACGGCCGCGAGGGCACCCGCGCCGACAATGTGTGGCGGCTGACCCGCGCGGCGGACGCGCGGGACTAGCTGCGGGGCTTGCGGCGGTCGTGCTTGCGGCCGCCCTCCCGGCGCGGGCCGCGGCCGATCGGCCGATGCGACGGCGGGCCCTGATCGAGCTGCAGCTGGATCAGCACACCGCTGATCCTGGTCCGGCGCAACGCGTCCAGGGTCTCCGACGGCAGATCGGCGGGCAGTTCCACCAGGCTGTGGTCGGGCCGGATGCTGATATGACCGAAGTCGCTGCGACGCAGCCCGCCCTCGTTGGCGATGGCGCCGACGATCGCACCGGGAACGACGCGGTGGCGCTTACCGACCGCGATCCGGTAGGTCGCCATGTCGGCGCCGGTGGCACGGTGGCGCTGGGGACCTTCGGACCGGCGCTCACGCTCCTCGCGAGGGGCGCGTTCACGGCGGGGCGGCCGGATCGGCTCGGCCTCGGGCTCCATGAAGAAGTTCTCGCCGTCGTGACCGCCGATCGCCAGGGCGGCGGCGATATCGGCCAGCGGGATGTTGTGCTCGGCCTCGTAGTCCTCGATGAGCTTGCGGAACAGCGCGAGATTCGGCGAGGCGAGATTCTCGGTGATCGCATCGTGGAACTTGACCACGCGCTGGGCGTTCACATCGTCGACGCTGGGCAGCTGCATCTCGGTCAGCGGCTGGCGGGTGGCGCGTTCGATGGCGTCGAGCAGGCGGCGCTCGCGGGGCGCGACGAACAGCAGCGCCTCACCCGTGCGCCCGGCACGTCCGGTGCGGCCGATGCGGTGCACATAGGACTCGGTGTCGTGCGGGATGTCGTAGTTGACCACGTGCGAGATGCGGTCGACATCGAGTCCGCGGGCGGCCACATCGGTGGCGACCAGGATGTCGAGGGTGCCGGACTTCAGCTGGCCGATGGTGCGTTCGCGCTGGTTCTGCGCGATGTCACCGTTGATGGCCGCGGCCGAGTATCCACGGGCGCGCAACTTCTCGGCCAGCTCCTCGGTGGCCTGTTTGGTACGCACGAAGATGATCATCGCCTCGAACGGCTCGACCTCGAGGATACGAGTCAGCGCGTCCAGTTTGCGCTGGTAGGAGACGTGGACCCAGCGCTGGGTGATGTTGGTGTTGGTCGAGGTCTTGGACTTGACCGTGATCTCGACCGGATCCTTCAGATACTGCTTGGAGATCTTGCGGATCACCGACGGCATGGTCGCCGAGAACAGCGCGACCTGCTTTTCGGCCGGAGTGTCACGCAGGATGCGCTCGACGTCCTCCTGGAAACCCATCTTCAGCATCTCGTCGGCCTCGTCGAGGACCAGATACCGCAGCTGAGTCAGATCGAGGGTGCCGCGCTCGAGGTGGTCGATGACACGACCGGGCGTGCCGACCACGACCTGCGCGCCGCGCCGCAGACCCTGCAGCTGCACCGCGTAGTTCTGGCCGCCGTAGATCGGCAGCACGTGGATGCCCGGCAGGTGCGCCGAGTACCGGCCGAACGCCTCGGCGACCTGGATCGCCAGTTCGCGAGTGGGGGCCAGGACCAGCGCCTGCGGCGGCTTGGGCCGCTTGTCCAGGCCCATCAGGATCGGGATGGCGAAGGCGGCGGTCTTACCGGTACCGGTCTGGGCGAGACCGACGACATCGGCGCCGGACAGCAGCGGCGGAATGGTGGCCGCCTGGATCGGCGACGGCGACTCGTACCCGACGTCGGCGATGGCCGCGAGCAGCCGATCGTCGATGCCGAGATCGGCGAACGTCGGTTCGGACACCTCGGCCGCGCCCGATTCGGACGCGGCGGGCGCCGCACTCCCGTCGCGGTACCCGGTGGCGGCGTCCGCGGGACCTTCGTGGTTGCGCTCGTCTGCGCCTTCGGGCCTGTCGTCCCCGCCGCTGGGTACGCTGTCGACCGATGAGTTGTTCATATTGACCAGCAGTTTAATGCCTCACGGTGGCCGCCCGGACCATCGGGCCAATACGGTGAGACGTATGCAACCGCAGCAGCCGCCCTCGCGAGCCGTTCCGGAAACCGCCGAAACCCTGCGGCCCACCGCATCTGCGCCCGATGGGACGAATTCCGCCCCCGCCGACACTCCGCACGCGAGTGACGAAACCGACACCTCCACGCCGCCTCCGGCGACGGCGGCGACCGGCTCGATCGTGATCGGCTACTCGGCCACCGCGGAGACCGGACACTCCGTTCGGGCCGGCGCGGTGGGCCTCGGGGAACGGCCCGCCGCACAACCGGCCGCCCACGCCGAGCCGCCGCCTCCCGTCGACATCGCGGTCGTGCAGTTCGGGCCCTACACCGACAAGGCGGCCAATCTGGCGGCACTGCGCGGGCATGTCCGCGCCGCCGCCGAACTCGGCGCGAAAGTGGTTGTGGCGCCGGAATACTCGATGTTCGCGGTGAAGCGCCTGGATCAGCGGGTGGTCGCGGCGGCGGAACCGCTGACCGGCGCGTGGGTGAGCGAATTGCGCGGGCTCGCCGCCGAATTCGGCGTGCACGTGGTGGCCGGTGTGGTCGAGTCCGCGGGCGGGGCCGATGCCGATCGGGTCCACAACACGCTGGTCGCCGCCGCTCCGGACGCCGAATTCGCGGCGATCTACCGCAAGGTGCACCTCTACGACGCCTTCGGTTTCCGGGAATCGGAGGTGGTGGCGCCGGGCGCCATCGAAGCACCCGCGATATTCACCGTGGACGGGGTGAGCTTCGGCCTGCAGACCTGCTTCGATCTGCGGTTCCCCGAGGGCTGCCGCCGCATCGCGGCGGCGGGCGCGCAGGTGCTTCTACTTCCGGCGCAATGGATTCCGGGGCCCGGCAAGCTGGATCAGTGGACCACGTTGCTGCGCGCGCGTGCGATCGAGAACACGGTCTACGTGGCCGCGGCCGATCATTGCGCCCCACGGGGTGCGGGCGCGTCGATGATCATCGACCCGGCCGGTCACCTGCTGGCCGAACTGGGCGAGGCGGACGGCATCGCCACCGGCCGCATCGATCTCGATCACCTGCGGCAGATCCGCACCACCAATCCCAGTCTGAGCCTGCGCAGGTTCACCATCGAGCCATAGACTGAGGTCACGATGATCTATCCGGATCGCTGGGTGGCCGGTCGCACGCTGGGTGAGTCGCTGCTGCATCTGCGGGCGTCGCATCCGCTCGTGCTGGGGCTGCCGCGCGGCGGGGTTCCGGTCGCCGCGGCGGTCCGCGAGGTTCTCGGCGGGGACCTCGATGTCCTGCTGGTGCGCAAACTCGGCGTGCCCTGGCAGCCCGAACTGGCGATGGGCGCCATCGGCGAGGACGGGGTGCGGGTACTCAACGACGATGTGGTCGGGCAGACGGGGGTGCGCACCGATCAGATCGCCGCGGTGGAGGCGCGCGAGCGGGCGGAGCTGTCGCGGCGCCAGGCCGTCATCCGGGCGCGGGTGCCGCGGCAGCCGATACGCGATCGGACCACGGTGATCGTCGACGACGGGATGGCCACCGGCGCGACCATGGCGGCGGCCTGCCGGGTGGCCCGCGGGTGCCGCCCGCGCCGGATCGCCGTGGCGGTGCCGGTGGCCTCGATCGAAGCGGTGGACCGGGTGCGCGAACTGGCCGGCGAGACGGTCTGCCCACTGATCCCGCGCTCGCTCGGCGGCGTCGGCGGCGCCTACCGCGACTTCCATCAAC
Encoded here:
- a CDS encoding carbon-nitrogen hydrolase family protein is translated as MAVVQFGPYTDKAANLAALRGHVRAAAELGAKVVVAPEYSMFAVKRLDQRVVAAAEPLTGAWVSELRGLAAEFGVHVVAGVVESAGGADADRVHNTLVAAAPDAEFAAIYRKVHLYDAFGFRESEVVAPGAIEAPAIFTVDGVSFGLQTCFDLRFPEGCRRIAAAGAQVLLLPAQWIPGPGKLDQWTTLLRARAIENTVYVAAADHCAPRGAGASMIIDPAGHLLAELGEADGIATGRIDLDHLRQIRTTNPSLSLRRFTIEP
- a CDS encoding class I SAM-dependent methyltransferase, with the translated sequence MSTTSPADTSPTEPAVFWEQRYRDSDRVWSGNPNPLLVRETSGLRPGRALDLGCGEGADAVWLAGQGWQVVGVDISATALTRAAAHAEQAGVADRVTWERHELGIGFPEGRFDLVNAQFLQSPVALDQDGVLRRAAAAVAPGGTLLIVMHAEWPTWMTPEEYPFDAEFPTRDGVLRSLNLSGDWTTVTLEAVERAITAPDGREGTRADNVWRLTRAADARD
- a CDS encoding phosphoribosyltransferase; the encoded protein is MIYPDRWVAGRTLGESLLHLRASHPLVLGLPRGGVPVAAAVREVLGGDLDVLLVRKLGVPWQPELAMGAIGEDGVRVLNDDVVGQTGVRTDQIAAVEARERAELSRRQAVIRARVPRQPIRDRTTVIVDDGMATGATMAAACRVARGCRPRRIAVAVPVASIEAVDRVRELAGETVCPLIPRSLGGVGGAYRDFHQLGDEEMLTVLCAGEPEH
- a CDS encoding DEAD/DEAH box helicase, which gives rise to MNNSSVDSVPSGGDDRPEGADERNHEGPADAATGYRDGSAAPAASESGAAEVSEPTFADLGIDDRLLAAIADVGYESPSPIQAATIPPLLSGADVVGLAQTGTGKTAAFAIPILMGLDKRPKPPQALVLAPTRELAIQVAEAFGRYSAHLPGIHVLPIYGGQNYAVQLQGLRRGAQVVVGTPGRVIDHLERGTLDLTQLRYLVLDEADEMLKMGFQEDVERILRDTPAEKQVALFSATMPSVIRKISKQYLKDPVEITVKSKTSTNTNITQRWVHVSYQRKLDALTRILEVEPFEAMIIFVRTKQATEELAEKLRARGYSAAAINGDIAQNQRERTIGQLKSGTLDILVATDVAARGLDVDRISHVVNYDIPHDTESYVHRIGRTGRAGRTGEALLFVAPRERRLLDAIERATRQPLTEMQLPSVDDVNAQRVVKFHDAITENLASPNLALFRKLIEDYEAEHNIPLADIAAALAIGGHDGENFFMEPEAEPIRPPRRERAPREERERRSEGPQRHRATGADMATYRIAVGKRHRVVPGAIVGAIANEGGLRRSDFGHISIRPDHSLVELPADLPSETLDALRRTRISGVLIQLQLDQGPPSHRPIGRGPRREGGRKHDRRKPRS